gtcggttaagcgtccgacttcagccaggtcacgatctcgcggtccgtgagttcgagccccgcgtcaggctctgggctgatggctcagagcctggagcctgtttccgattctgtgtctccctctctctctgcccctcccccgttcatgctctgtctctctctgtcccaaaaataaataaacgttgaaaaaaaaaattaaaaaaaaaaaaaaaaggcatccagcAGTCAGGCCCTACAGGAATGCAGGCTTGAGACACCTCCCCAAGTGAAGCATCCTATCCAGATGAGGTGTTGGTCAAGGATAATAATATGGAATGCGGACacccgggtgtctcagtcagttaagcatctgactttgcataaggtcatgatctcatggtttgtgagttcaagcctggcatcaggctctgcactgacagtgcagagtctgcctgggattctctctccctctctctctctgcccctcccctgatcattcattccctctctctctctccctctctctctcaaaataaatagataagctttaaaacaaaagattccactttaaaaaacaaaaaacaaaaaacaaaaaaaaagaacatggaggggcgcctgaatggctcagtcagttaagtgtctgacttcagctcaggtcatgatttcgccatttgtgagttcgagccccatgttgggctctgtgctgacagctcggagcctggggcctgcttcggactctgtgtttccttctctctctgcccctcccccacttgtgctcggtctctatcaaaaataaataaacattaaaaattttttaaaaattaaaaggtcaagaagaagagaaactagaaaaaggagaCTAAGAAGTACTGGCCATTAAATAAGGGGTGTGGAGTTTTGGAAGCAAGTCAAGTAAGTGCTTCAAGTAGGAAAGAGAGATCAAATATGTCAAATGACGCTGAAGGTTGTATACAAGGACTGAGAAGTGACCAGTGCAGTGAACAATGTGAGGGTCAACAGTTACCTTGACATAAGTGGTGGTGGAGGAAATATTAGTAGTGTCACAAGAGTGAAACCTGACAGGTGTGTTTCAGAGAAAATTGTAAGACAAGAGTTAGAGACAGAACTGTAGACAACTGTTTCCTGGAAATTTTctccaaaagcaaagaaaggacTGATGGCTGGCAGGGAAAATCAGGActaaaaaaaaggttatttttctttgagattaaataataataaaatattagtactctattcccttttcctttcttccaattCAAGAGGACTGTATTGTCCTCCTTTTCATTCTCAACAAAAATAAGGTGAGAGCCTGCATATAAGGAAGCCAAGAGCTGAGTTCAGGTTTTCTTCAAGATAAGCACAGTGTTAGGAGGCTCACTAGAGATGGGAAAGGAGCTCACGAAGCCACAGAGCCAAGAGAATGTTATGTCAATCTTACCAGAAACCTGGAGCCACACCTGTGTCGAGGAAATTTCAGTTTCTCCCCTTGAGTTTTCCAAAAGCTTCATTCACTATTGagcttaacttttttaaaaatttaatttaaaaaggctGTAGTTTATACTACACAGGTGGTGTGATATGGTCCTTGCAGTGTTGGCTAAATTGTTGTTCTCAAACTTAGAAGTGTGTAGGAATCACCTGtagaatcttttaaaatgcaaatgttgatTCCTTAGGTGTGGAAATACcaaaattctgcatttcttaaCACCTCCCGAATGATGTTGGTGATGCTAATCCCCAGACCACTCCTTGATCAGTAAGAGTCTAAATAGTTTTGCATGAATCAATAACCCCTGCACTCAGGTATTCACACTCTTGAgtcatcccctccccttgagtctGGGCAGGACCTAGTAGTTTGCTTCTCGTGAATATCCCACAAGTGATGGGAAATCACTTTCAAGAGTAGGTTACAGAAGACCCTGGCTCCaccctgctcacaatctctctgATGAAGCCAACTGCCAGGTGAAGAGCTGCTCTGAGGAGAGGCCTACATGGAAGAAACTGATGGATGCTCTGTACAGCTGTCAGGAAAGACCCTCAGTCTAAAAGCCCACCAGAAACTGAACCCTGGTGACaagtgagcttggaagcagatccttccCCAGTCAAGTGGTAGGATTTCTGTAGCTGATTCCTTGATTACAGCCTTCTGAGACTCCCTAATCTGAGGATCCAGCTAAACTTTGCTCAGATTCCTAAcccacagaaaaaataaatgtttattgttttaaaccacaaaatttgggggtaatttgtcaCACACCAATAGATAACTAACACAGAGGAACTGCAAAGAGTCACAAGGAAACTTTGGGGGTTGATGATAATgatcttgattatggtggtgttttcataagtatatatacacatttcaaaactcatcaaattgtatactttcaATATCTACAGTTCCCCATATGTCAATGtatttcaataaagttaaaaatgcatTATGAAAGTGTCTGGGTGGGAGGAGATTTTCCCAATTGCTAGGAGATTCTGCTCTCCCCTGAAAATATCACTTCACTAAGACAGAGCTCCTTACTTTAGATACATGAGGGTTTATGTGCCCTAAATGAATACTCTCCTAATAGTATTGAATGAGAAATGACCTGTGACCTATATTACTTTCCTGAACCCTATTTTATATGATTACAATAGATTTTCTTAAATTGTTCTGTGGTTCAGACCTTGTCAAATCCCTGACTGAGCTTTAATGGTGTTACTGACCGTTAGTCAGTAACTAGTAACTGCCCATTAGTCAGTCACTGACCAGAAGTCATCTTATGCCCATCAATTTGAACTTATTTCATGAATCCAGAGATCAAGCACTCAGGTGCATGTTCACTCAGTAATAGGAAACATGAATATTAGTGCCAATTCTATGCCAGGTCTTGTAAACTGGTGGTACAGAAATGAATCAAATATAGGCGTGCCTTCATGGAGTTCCCTGTCAGGTGTCTTTATGCTTGAGGGACACCTATTGCCATAACCTCCTGGGTGTTCTGAGATATGATCTTACTGAGACTAACCCATTAATACATCATGTGTGCCCATTGGATGTTGGAAAGAATTTAGATGGAGAAGTCATGTAGGCTGTGTCCCAGGTTTGTTGCCGGTATCCATGCCTCTGTGACTTCATTCTGTTGCTTTACCCCAGCCTGTCACTTTGAGTAAAGCTCTCTTCACATCTTTGTTCCTAAGACTATAGATGATAGGATTGAGGAAGGCAGAGATGATGTTGTAGAATAAAGCCAACTTCTTATCTTCTTCTGGGGAAGATTCAGAACCAGGTCTCATGTACATAACCATACATGGTATAGAGAACATAGTGACAACAGTAATGTGGGAGGCACAGGTGGAAAAGGCCTTGAGCTGCCCTTGGGCTGAGCGAATTCTCAAGATGGCAGCAAAAATATTGATATAGACAATGATGATGAGGGAGAGTGGGACCAACAGAAGAATGAAGCCCAAGATGAAGTCCACCTGATCATTGAGAGATGTGTCTGCACAGGCCAACTTCAAGACTGCAGGTACTTCACAGAAGAAGTGATTTATCTCATTAGGACCACAATAGGGAAGAATCATAGTAGAGACAGTGTATATCAGGGCACAGCTGATACCCCAGAATCCACAGAAGGCCACCATTGACCCACATAGCAAAGGGCTCATAATGACTTTATACCTCAGGGGATGGCAAATGGCCACATACCTGTCATAAGCCATGATTGCAAAAAGCCAAGACTCAGTGATTCCTAGCATCAGGAAGATGTACATCTGTGCCACACATCCAATGTAGGAGATGGTCTTCTCCTTGCAAACCAGGTGTACCAGCATCTGGGGCACTGTGGTGGTGACATAGCCCATATCCATAATGGATAGGACActgaggaaaaagtacatgggtGTGTGGAGGCGGGAGTCCATGCGTATCAAGGTGATAATAAGCCCATTGCCCAGAAGAGTGATGaggtagaggaagaggaagacactgAATAGAATAACATTTATCTCTGTGTTACGAGAGAATCCTAAAAGAATAAACTCAGTAAGAGAGCTATGGTTTCCCCAGCGTAAGTCTTGCATCCTTCTCCTGGTATAGAGAAAGAATAGAGCCATAATCATTCATAAAATAAAGTCTTCAGATTCAAACCCTGATGCTACTCTTTTATTAGGAGGGCCAAATATAAGTAGCAAAGTAGGTTCTCATTAGGACACCCACAAAGCTGggaaccaaatttttaaaaaaagaatttccattttatatgAAACAGCATGTTAATATTGTATTACTTAATCCTAGTTTATTCTGAGACTACAGataataaatttcacatttcaaAATGTAGAACTTGCAAAAAGGAGTGTCCAAAACTGTGTCCTGCACTTCCTGAACTCGCCATAGTTCATGGAGCTTATAAAAGATTTCAAAGCAGTCAAAAAAATAATTGGATATTTGAGATTACAGCATCTGTTGTGTGTCATACCAAATGGAGATTTCTACCCCTCCTTGGAAGCTTTTATCAAAATGGGCTTCAGTGGGACTACTTGAGTAGCCTAACAGGTACTCTGGAATTTTAGAGACATAGTTATTGGATATATGACTTACTCCAGAAGACAACtatcatttggaaataaattcaGCTTCATGACAAGTCAAAGTCATGTATTTCCATGGACCAGAGGTGGgtaataaaagagagagagagagagagagagagacagagagaaagagagagagagagagagagagagagagagagagagaaggaaggaaggaacaagagatggagggaaagaaaCTACCATGCTAGGATACTATACTCAACAAATATATCCATAAGGAATGAAAGCTGTTTGCTCTCCAAAAACCTGATAATCAATTACCAAAAGACTCacagtaaaagaaatattaaagagctTCTTTAGGCTAAAGGCAAATGGTCCCTGATGGAAGTATGCaattgaaagagaaaattaacacCAGAaatcataaatgtgtgtgtaaatatcaTAGAATATTAATTgtttaaagcaacaaaaatagcGACACCTTGTTGGAgctttaaatatacacatagaaGTTGAATATGTGACAAAAATGGTCTAACaagcaggaggaggaaatggacTTAAACTGTTGTTAGATTTTGCATTGTTTGGAAAATGGCACTTTAAGTGAGACTATAAGCCAAAGATGCATATTTTAGTCTCTAGATCAGGTGTCAAGACACTTTTTCACGTAAGGAGTCAGACAATAAATAGTTTAGGATTTGCACAGAATATACAGTCACTgtagcatatttttatttgttttttaaaaacccttttaaaaatataaggttTACCAATCCCTGTTGTAGaataacaaaagaataattttaaaaaatagtaaaactcaAAATACAGTACAGAATGTAAAGGGaataattaaaagtttttgattaattcaaaagaaggcaggaaaagtggaataaagaaaaaaagaacacttggaaCAAGTAGGAAACAAGTATTAAAATGATAGACTCAAACCTAATTACAATAGTAACTACATTAAATGTATATTAGTAAGCAAGCCTACTGAAAGACAAAGATTATCAGACTGGATTTTCAAAAACTGATAGCAatgctggggcacttgggtggctcagttggttgagtgtcccaactcttgattttggttcaggtcataatcccagggttatgggattgagccccatgttgggctctgtgctgagcgtggagcccgctcaagatcctctctccctctctttctctgtctagtCTAGTCCCTACTAGACTAAAAATagtcttccctctctctaaactaaaaattaaaaaaaattttaaataaaaaaaataaaatagaataaaataaaaataaaataaaataaaataaaaactagtggCAATGAAAGAATTCCATAAAGAAAggaataatctttaaaaaccaGAGAAGAACAAGAATACAATTTTTAGATTATCAAGATAGTACCAGTCAACTCAGGACTGTCTTGCCCCTCACCTCATCTCTCTCTTACTGCAAGCCTGGCAGTGGCTAAAGCCACTGGGAATTGGGATGAGGAATTGACaaactaaaagataaagaaacataaCATACTTCCTCCTTGCTACTTGCAACTTGCTACAGCAAGCCTAACTCAATCTGAAGAATTATAGAAGACATCCTGCAGGAGGTAAGAGTCAAGCTGGTCGTTGAAGAGTGGGTAGACGCTAACTACAGGGAAAGTGCAGGAAAGGATATACCAGGGAGAGAAAGTCATCTGTGTGAAGTCATGAAGCATTAGCTAGCCAGAGAGTGATGGGAGATGGAGTAAAGAGGTAGGCAAGGACAGACCATGGAGGACCTATAAAGCCCTACAAAATGGTCTAATTAGGGTGGATTTTATAGAAAGGAACATAAGGATCCACCAAATAGGCATGACATCAGGCTTATGTCTGGCAACAATCACACTGGCTGCAGTGTGGAGACTGCAGCAATTCAGGGAGGAAAGGATGAGAGTGGGAGCAAATATTGATATGAAAGGTAGGTATTCAACAAGAGTCTTTAGGAGGTGAGTCTATGGATGTAGGTAAGTGATTAAGGAGTGGTGAGAAAGAAAGATGGGTCAAGGATGGATTCCAAGTTTGAGTAAATGGATGGGGGTGATGGTGTCATTCACTGAGGTTGGGTACATGGGAGTGGAAAgtttgggaaggagggaagaaggacacATAATGAGTCTAGTTTTGGAGTCGGGGAGTTTGTGGGACTCCCAGTATCTGTTTGGCTGATGGTTGAGAGCTGAAAAGAAAGCTCTAGAGACAGGAATCTGAGCATTCTCAGCACTTCTATAGGAACTGAAGCCATCGGAAGAGATGAGATCACCTGGGGAGAGCGTGTAGAGGGAGAAGACAG
This Lynx canadensis isolate LIC74 chromosome C1, mLynCan4.pri.v2, whole genome shotgun sequence DNA region includes the following protein-coding sequences:
- the LOC115522228 gene encoding olfactory receptor 2A12-like; protein product: MQDLRWGNHSSLTEFILLGFSRNTEINVILFSVFLFLYLITLLGNGLIITLIRMDSRLHTPMYFFLSVLSIMDMGYVTTTVPQMLVHLVCKEKTISYIGCVAQMYIFLMLGITESWLFAIMAYDRYVAICHPLRYKVIMSPLLCGSMVAFCGFWGISCALIYTVSTMILPYCGPNEINHFFCEVPAVLKLACADTSLNDQVDFILGFILLLVPLSLIIIVYINIFAAILRIRSAQGQLKAFSTCASHITVVTMFSIPCMVMYMRPGSESSPEEDKKLALFYNIISAFLNPIIYSLRNKDVKRALLKVTGWGKATE